In a genomic window of Deinococcus aquiradiocola:
- a CDS encoding alpha-amylase family glycosyl hydrolase, with the protein MTVFTTLPARHDHTPTFTDRLSAPRGESVTLRMHTTLPVTGVGFMVVRSGELEAHAASAVPGRPGWFEYTLTLEQDVTRYAWQLALPDDHVNLTMSGLHRTRRAFRDWFQYLAGYRAPEWAWGSVFYQIFPDRFRNGDETSDVQDGEYEYAGASVFRVPWNTVPDRRGDIHGHYGGDLQGITEKLPYLTELGVNALWLTPIFVSPSNHRYDISDYRQIDPHLGGQAAYDDLLGACRDAGVRVVLDGVFNHVGNENAIFRAALADPAAPQRAMFTWREVNDASRLLPYHTFMDVPTLPKLDYASEATRQEFLAGELSVVRHWLRRDARGLSMDGWRLDVAHMIGSGGTDDQNLELHRELKRAAREERGDAYVFGERFFDAERAMQGDGEDGAMNYHGFGLPLMQWLSGQTHFFMPSRLTGAELAEQLWDAYHALPPQVALNMFNLLDSHDTPRALFQLGGDRVKLRAALTLLMGYPGVPCIYYGTEIGLSQEVAAAMPFCRAPMPWTDHGGDPAAWDMDLRSDVQRLIALRRATPALQRGSMRVLAAQDDTFGYVRELDGVSVAVLASRGAAEPVTVTLPAGEWRDALSGEPVGSGVQEIVLNAGRILISGD; encoded by the coding sequence ATGACCGTGTTCACCACCCTGCCCGCCCGTCACGACCACACGCCCACCTTCACGGACCGCCTCAGCGCGCCGCGCGGGGAGAGCGTCACGCTCCGCATGCACACCACCCTGCCCGTCACGGGGGTGGGGTTCATGGTGGTCCGCAGCGGAGAGCTGGAGGCGCACGCGGCGAGCGCGGTGCCTGGACGGCCCGGCTGGTTCGAGTACACCCTGACGCTGGAGCAGGACGTGACGCGGTACGCGTGGCAGCTGGCCCTGCCGGACGATCACGTGAACCTCACCATGAGCGGCCTGCACCGCACGCGCCGCGCGTTCCGCGACTGGTTCCAGTACCTCGCCGGGTACCGCGCGCCGGAGTGGGCGTGGGGGAGCGTGTTCTACCAGATCTTCCCGGACCGCTTCCGGAACGGAGACGAGACGAGTGACGTGCAGGACGGAGAGTACGAGTACGCGGGCGCGAGCGTCTTCAGGGTCCCGTGGAACACCGTGCCGGACCGGCGGGGCGACATTCACGGGCATTACGGCGGGGACCTGCAGGGCATCACGGAGAAACTGCCGTACCTGACGGAGCTGGGCGTGAACGCGCTGTGGCTCACGCCGATCTTCGTCAGTCCCAGCAATCACCGGTACGACATCAGCGACTACCGGCAGATCGACCCGCACCTGGGCGGGCAGGCGGCGTACGACGACCTGCTCGGCGCGTGCCGTGACGCCGGGGTGCGCGTGGTACTGGACGGCGTGTTCAACCACGTCGGAAACGAGAACGCGATCTTCCGGGCGGCGCTCGCGGACCCGGCCGCGCCGCAGCGCGCGATGTTCACGTGGCGTGAGGTGAACGACGCTTCCAGGCTCCTGCCGTACCACACGTTCATGGACGTGCCGACCCTCCCGAAACTGGATTACGCGTCCGAGGCGACCCGGCAGGAGTTCCTGGCGGGCGAGCTGAGCGTCGTGCGGCACTGGCTGCGCAGGGACGCGCGGGGCCTCTCGATGGACGGGTGGCGGCTCGACGTGGCGCACATGATCGGGTCGGGCGGCACCGACGACCAGAACCTCGAACTGCACCGCGAGCTGAAACGCGCGGCGCGGGAGGAGCGCGGGGACGCGTACGTGTTCGGGGAGCGCTTCTTCGACGCGGAGCGCGCCATGCAGGGCGACGGTGAGGACGGCGCCATGAACTACCACGGGTTCGGGCTGCCGCTCATGCAGTGGCTGAGCGGGCAGACGCACTTCTTCATGCCGAGCCGCCTGACGGGCGCGGAACTGGCCGAGCAGCTGTGGGACGCGTACCACGCGCTGCCGCCGCAGGTGGCGCTGAACATGTTCAACCTGCTGGACTCGCACGACACGCCGCGCGCCCTGTTCCAGCTGGGCGGGGACCGCGTGAAGCTGCGCGCCGCGCTGACGCTGCTGATGGGGTACCCGGGCGTGCCGTGCATCTATTACGGTACGGAGATCGGCCTGAGTCAGGAGGTGGCGGCCGCCATGCCGTTCTGCCGCGCGCCGATGCCATGGACGGACCACGGGGGCGACCCGGCCGCCTGGGATATGGACCTGCGCTCGGACGTGCAGCGCCTGATCGCGCTGAGGCGGGCGACACCGGCCCTGCAGCGCGGGTCGATGCGGGTCCTGGCCGCGCAGGACGACACGTTCGGGTACGTGCGCGAACTGGACGGGGTGAGCGTGGCGGTCCTCGCGTCGCGCGGCGCGGCGGAGCCGGTCACGGTGACGCTGCCGGCCGGGGAGTGGCGGGACGCGCTGAGCGGCGAGCCGGTCGGGTCGGGCGTGCAGGAGATCGTGCTGAACGCGGGCCGCATCCTGATCAGCGGCGACTGA
- a CDS encoding chloride channel protein has product MRSPLPRTILIRLETGRLVVYSLLAGGLVGLLGSAWRPVLEGALNLGARLLGYRPPGTAGEGGLLIAFGDLAPTVLLVLPLLAALYALLMPRGRQSDPLDAVVAGYHARGEWGGPLPQLRGLLATVTGHAGGLLVGRDSTFTALGGLAALLLGRLARLDPAERRILTLACVAAALGLVLHAPLAAAVLMAEVLYRRFEFEFEVLMPCVLAAVCASAVSGLIGGFDPLFALTGTLTPTAGQLPVYLLLAATVTLLSWVLTLVTTSVHTLYTGLQDRLSGWRPTALRALLGAMFGLTVAIIALGSTPSVLGDGAGWLQLSVSGFTGEESGGMAAWRWLLLALGMPLAFGGGVLVSASMGGLLGVGLASLLGTWGLNVDFPVAALIGAASCLTVTLNVPVAAALLAVTWGGDALLPAALASTALAHSLSGEASLLPGQVSRRSDSRAHAAALPTVLGRVNAPLRPLQAAALTRAATGTPIPGTPGSMTSGPALPEPATGDAPPASPATPEAEVPQRRQLYRHDLPRSWQGARVNLITLPLGIELLSVVRAGQARLATPDLRLAAGDELLLLCTPGEFQAWQTSIRAVGQA; this is encoded by the coding sequence GTGCGCTCACCGCTGCCCCGCACCATCCTGATCCGACTGGAGACTGGCCGCCTCGTGGTGTACAGCCTGCTGGCCGGGGGTCTCGTCGGCCTGCTCGGCAGCGCGTGGCGACCCGTGCTGGAAGGCGCCCTGAACCTCGGCGCGCGCCTCCTCGGGTACCGGCCGCCCGGCACGGCCGGGGAGGGCGGCCTGCTGATCGCCTTCGGGGACCTCGCGCCCACCGTGCTGCTCGTGCTGCCGCTCCTGGCGGCCCTGTACGCGCTGCTCATGCCGCGCGGGCGTCAGTCCGACCCGCTCGACGCGGTGGTCGCCGGGTACCACGCGCGCGGCGAGTGGGGCGGCCCCCTCCCGCAGCTGCGCGGCCTGCTCGCCACCGTGACCGGCCACGCGGGCGGCCTGCTCGTCGGGCGGGACAGCACCTTCACGGCCCTCGGCGGGCTCGCCGCGCTGCTCCTCGGGCGGCTCGCGCGCCTCGACCCGGCCGAACGGCGCATCCTGACGCTCGCCTGCGTCGCCGCCGCGCTCGGCCTCGTGCTGCACGCCCCGCTCGCCGCCGCCGTCCTGATGGCCGAAGTGCTGTACCGCCGCTTCGAGTTCGAATTCGAGGTCCTGATGCCCTGCGTGCTGGCCGCCGTGTGCGCGTCGGCCGTGTCGGGCCTCATCGGCGGCTTCGACCCGCTGTTCGCGCTGACTGGCACGCTCACCCCGACCGCCGGCCAGCTGCCCGTGTACCTGCTGCTGGCCGCCACCGTTACGCTCCTGAGCTGGGTGCTGACGCTCGTCACGACGTCCGTCCACACCCTGTACACCGGCCTGCAGGACCGCCTGAGCGGCTGGCGCCCCACCGCGCTGCGCGCCCTGCTCGGCGCGATGTTCGGCCTGACCGTCGCCATCATCGCGCTCGGCAGTACCCCGTCCGTCCTCGGGGACGGCGCCGGGTGGCTGCAGCTGTCCGTGAGCGGCTTCACCGGCGAGGAGAGCGGCGGTATGGCCGCGTGGCGCTGGCTGCTCCTCGCGCTCGGCATGCCGCTCGCCTTCGGGGGCGGCGTGCTCGTGTCGGCCAGCATGGGCGGCCTGCTCGGCGTGGGTCTCGCGTCGCTGCTCGGCACGTGGGGCCTGAACGTGGACTTCCCCGTCGCGGCCCTGATCGGGGCGGCCAGCTGCCTCACCGTCACCCTGAACGTCCCGGTCGCCGCCGCGCTCCTCGCCGTCACGTGGGGCGGCGACGCGCTCCTGCCCGCCGCGCTCGCCTCGACGGCCCTCGCGCATTCCCTGAGCGGCGAGGCCAGCCTGCTGCCCGGACAGGTCAGCCGCCGCAGCGACTCCCGCGCGCACGCCGCCGCGCTCCCCACCGTCCTCGGCCGCGTGAACGCCCCCCTGCGCCCCCTGCAGGCCGCCGCCCTGACGCGCGCCGCGACCGGCACGCCCATCCCAGGGACACCCGGCTCCATGACATCCGGCCCCGCCCTGCCGGAACCCGCCACCGGCGACGCCCCGCCCGCTTCCCCGGCCACGCCCGAGGCGGAAGTGCCGCAGCGTCGCCAGCTGTACCGGCACGACCTGCCGCGCAGCTGGCAGGGCGCCCGCGTGAACCTCATCACCCTGCCGCTCGGCATCGAACTGCTCAGCGTCGTCCGTGCCGGACAGGCCCGCCTCGCCACGCCCGACCTGCGCCTCGCCGCCGGGGACGAACTGCTGCTCCTGTGTACCCCCGGCGAATTCCAGGCGTGGCAGACCTCCATCCGCGCCGTCGGTCAGGCCTGA